A region of Ahaetulla prasina isolate Xishuangbanna chromosome 12, ASM2864084v1, whole genome shotgun sequence DNA encodes the following proteins:
- the CFAP20 gene encoding cilia- and flagella-associated protein 20, with translation MFKNTFQSGFLSILYSIGSKPLQIWDKKVRNGHIKRITDNDIQSLVLEIEGTNVSTTYITCPADPKKTLGIKLPFLVMIIKNLKKYFTFEVQVLDDKNVRRRFRASNYQSTTRVKPFICTMPMRLDDGWNQIQFNLSDFTRRAYGTNYIETLRVQIHANCRIRRIYFSDRLYSEDELPAEFKLYIPVQNKAKQ, from the exons ATGTTCAAGAACACGTTCCAGAGCGGCTTCCTGTCCATCCTCTACAGCATCGGGAGCAAACCGCTGCAGATCTGGGACAAGAAG GTGCGGAACGGCCACATCAAGCGAATCACCGACAATGACATCCAGTCGCTGGTGCTGGAGATCGAGGGCACCAACGTCAG CACCACGTATATCACGTGTCCCGCTGACCCAAAGAAGACGCTGGGGATCAAGTTGCCATTTTTGGTGATGATCATCAAAAACCTGAAGAAATACTTTACTTTTGAAGTGCAG GTGCTGGATGATAAAAATGTGCGCCGACGGTTCCGTGCCAGCAACTATCAAAGCACCACCCGGGTGAAGCCTTTCATCTGCACCATGCCCATGCGCCTGGATGATGGCTGGAACCAGATCCAGTTCAACCTGTCGGACTTCACTCGCCGGGCCTATGGCACCAACTACATTGAGACCCTGAGAGTCCAG ATCCATGCAAACTGTCGCATCCGCAGAATATACTTCTCTGACAGACTTTACTCTGAGGACGAGCTTCCTGCTGAGTTCAAACTGTACATTCCTGTCCAGAACAAAGCAAAG CAATGA